In one window of Pseudodesulfovibrio sediminis DNA:
- a CDS encoding class I SAM-dependent methyltransferase, with protein sequence MDIDDQRTYWTEKCVDKTFTTPLELDVFGKYVSKDARILDFGCGYGRSMAELRDAGYTNLTGLDFSSTLIERGRAEHPDLNLMAYPGGSMPYADNSFDAAIMLGVFTCMIETKTQAETLIEMRRVLKPGGVLYMTDFLLNRDKHNLDRYKAGKERYGIYGIFDLPDGGVVRHHDINHMEALFFDFDVKVFEETVFQTMHGHESEGFYALMTMP encoded by the coding sequence ATGGATATCGACGATCAACGAACATACTGGACGGAGAAGTGCGTGGACAAGACCTTTACCACGCCTTTGGAGTTGGATGTCTTCGGGAAATATGTCTCCAAGGACGCCCGGATTCTTGATTTCGGGTGCGGCTATGGCCGGAGCATGGCCGAGTTGCGTGACGCCGGGTATACCAATCTTACCGGTCTCGATTTTTCTTCCACCCTGATTGAGCGTGGTCGAGCGGAACATCCCGACCTGAACCTCATGGCCTACCCCGGCGGCTCCATGCCGTATGCCGATAATTCCTTTGATGCCGCGATCATGCTCGGCGTCTTCACCTGCATGATCGAGACAAAGACCCAGGCTGAGACGCTCATCGAGATGCGGCGCGTACTCAAGCCGGGAGGCGTGCTCTACATGACCGATTTCCTGCTGAACCGGGACAAGCACAATCTGGATCGGTACAAGGCCGGCAAGGAACGGTATGGCATTTATGGCATCTTCGATCTGCCTGACGGCGGGGTGGTGCGGCACCATGACATCAACCACATGGAAGCCCTGTTTTTCGATTTCGACGTCAAGGTGTTCGAGGAGACCGTGTTCCAGACCATGCATGGGCATGAGTCGGAAGGGTTTTACGCTTTGATGACCATGCCCTGA
- a CDS encoding trypsin-like peptidase domain-containing protein, whose translation MIKRFLVFSALVFLLTAGLAHADHRRTPVVEAVEMVSPSVVNITVTKKVQGGGRTPFGDPFFDQFFKEFYNNRPRESQNLGSGVIIDGRKALVLTNAHVVASGGVITVRLKDGRDFRAELVGSDTDFDLAVLKLDKASNLPEVNMGDSSDIYIGETVIAIGNPFGFSNTVTTGVVSALNRPMKTNQGAYGSFIQTDAAINPGNSGGPLLNINGELIGINTAIDARAEGIGFAIPINKAKFVVRELLDTGHVSPIWLGLFGQDIDQAAARYFSLKNLKGMLISEVYPDTPAERAGLKAADIVLAINGQVVTNKDEYLTKLFNVTQSESLTLNILREGKQKRYALKPQVLDKRMALDLVRARWGFELADQKKGSGAKVTTIVPGSAAAKLGLQTGDVIHQIGNRRLNSGIDLLNAFLRNRLQKTVLMRVQRGRNLYNVRLTL comes from the coding sequence ATGATCAAAAGATTTCTCGTATTCAGTGCACTCGTTTTTCTCCTGACAGCCGGTCTGGCCCACGCGGATCATCGCCGCACTCCGGTGGTAGAGGCCGTGGAGATGGTCAGCCCCTCGGTTGTCAACATCACGGTCACCAAAAAGGTGCAGGGCGGGGGGCGTACTCCGTTTGGCGATCCGTTCTTTGATCAGTTTTTCAAGGAATTTTACAACAACAGGCCCCGGGAGTCCCAGAACCTTGGTTCCGGGGTTATCATCGACGGCAGGAAGGCGCTGGTCCTGACCAACGCCCATGTGGTCGCTTCCGGCGGGGTTATCACCGTGCGCCTCAAGGATGGACGCGATTTTCGTGCGGAGCTGGTCGGTTCGGATACGGATTTCGATCTGGCGGTGCTGAAGCTGGACAAGGCGTCCAATCTGCCGGAAGTGAACATGGGGGATTCCAGCGATATCTATATCGGCGAGACCGTCATTGCCATCGGCAATCCCTTTGGGTTTTCCAATACAGTGACCACCGGCGTGGTCTCGGCCTTGAATCGGCCCATGAAGACCAACCAGGGCGCGTATGGCAGCTTCATCCAGACCGACGCGGCCATCAACCCCGGCAACTCCGGCGGGCCGCTGCTGAACATCAACGGAGAACTCATCGGTATCAATACCGCCATTGACGCCCGGGCCGAAGGCATCGGGTTTGCCATTCCCATCAACAAGGCCAAATTTGTTGTTCGGGAGCTGCTTGATACCGGCCACGTCTCTCCCATCTGGCTCGGCCTGTTCGGTCAGGATATCGATCAGGCGGCCGCCCGCTACTTCAGCCTGAAAAATCTCAAGGGCATGCTCATCTCCGAGGTCTACCCGGACACTCCGGCCGAGAGGGCGGGCCTCAAGGCCGCAGATATCGTGCTGGCAATCAACGGTCAGGTAGTGACCAACAAGGACGAATATCTCACCAAACTCTTCAATGTGACCCAGTCGGAATCGCTGACCCTGAACATCTTGCGTGAAGGGAAGCAGAAACGGTATGCCTTGAAGCCTCAGGTGTTGGACAAACGCATGGCTCTTGATCTGGTTCGCGCCCGCTGGGGATTCGAGCTGGCTGACCAGAAGAAGGGTTCCGGTGCCAAGGTGACGACCATCGTTCCGGGATCGGCGGCAGCCAAACTCGGCCTGCAGACTGGTGACGTCATTCATCAAATCGGGAACAGGCGGCTGAATTCCGGCATTGATCTGCTGAACGCCTTCCTGCGCAACCGATTGCAGAAAACCGTGCTCATGCGTGTGCAGCGTGGGCGCAATCTCTATAATGTGCGACTGACCCTTTAG